The Plectropomus leopardus isolate mb chromosome 2, YSFRI_Pleo_2.0, whole genome shotgun sequence genome has a window encoding:
- the arl6ip5a gene encoding ADP-ribosylation factor-like 6 interacting protein 5a: MAKVELTPLRPWDDFYPGSERFAKPDFKDLAKWNNRVVSNLLYYQTNYLALAIAVFLVVGFLNPLGMFTAMAVVSAVFLGSVWAGENRAVINNFKRQNPTAFVMAVMVASYLLISMLGSVMVFMSAITLPLALIFAHASFRLRNMKNKLENKIEGAGLKRSPMGILLEALGQQEENFQKIQTFLEGKLKE, from the exons ATGGCTAAAGTGGAGCTGACGCCGCTCAGACCATGGGACGACTTTTACCCCGGCTCGGAGAGATTCGCTAAACCAGACTTTAAAGATTTGGCCAAATGGAACAACAGAGTTGTCAGCAACTTGCTTTACTATCAAACCAATTATTTAGCTTTGGCCATCGCCGTTTTCCTGGTTGTCGG GTTCCTGAACCCTCTGGGGATGTTCACCGCCATGGCCGTAGTGTCGGCCGTCTTCCTGGGTTCAGTGTGGGCCGGAGAGAACAGAGCTGTGATCAACAACTTTAAGAGGCAGAATCCCACGGCGTTTGTGATGGCGGTCATGGTGGCCAGCTACTTGTTAATTTCGATGCTGGGGAGCGTCATGGTGTTTATGTCTGCAATCACTTTACCTCTGGCTT TGATATTTGCACATGCCTCCTTTCGCCTGCGCAACATGAAGAACAAACTGGAGAACAAGATAGAAGGAGCTGGACTCAAGAGGTCACCCATGGGCATTTTACTGGAGGCTCTGGGTCAGCAGGAGGAGAACTTTCAAAAGATCCAGACATTTCTGGAGGGAAAACTGAAAGAGTGA